In a genomic window of Scyliorhinus torazame isolate Kashiwa2021f chromosome 5, sScyTor2.1, whole genome shotgun sequence:
- the LOC140422378 gene encoding uncharacterized protein: MEKPWKCEDCGKGFKGPNELERHQCSLTGEKPFTCSDCGKGFTQLSRLQRHQRVHTGEKPFTCSQCEKRFTHIGNLRRHEQVHTGERPFTCSDCGKGFTQLCRLQSHQRVHTGERPFTCSQCTKGFTDIGNLRRHERVHTGERPFTCSHCETDFIDSVRLRRHERIHTGERPFTCSQCEKGFTDIGSLRKHERVHTGERPFTCFQCEKGFIDIGNLRRHERVHTGERPFICSQCEKGFNVIGNLRRHERIHTGERPFICSVCDKGFIQLCRLQSHQRVHTGEKPFICPVCDKGFTELSSLQKHNVTHTKSRPFECSDCRKGFKSSQLLMSHQRIHSEERPFSCSHCTKRFRTSSNLIKHERGHTGESLFTSPTVKRLTRSSLAEPQCHSHQ, translated from the coding sequence atggagaaaccatggaaatgtgaggattgtgggaagggattcaaaggcccgaacgagctggaaaggcatcaatgcagtctcactggagagaagccgttcacctgctctgactgtgggaagggattcactcagttatccagactgcagagacaccagagagttcacactggagagaagcctttcacctgctctcagtgtgaaaagagattcactcacattggcaacctgcggagacacgaacaagttcacactggggagaggccgttcacctgctctgactgtgggaagggattcactcagttatgcagactgcagagccaccagagagttcacactggggagaggcctttcacctgctctcagtgtacaaagggattcactgacattggcaacctgcggagacacgaacgagttcacactggagagagaccgttcacctgctctcactgtgaaacGGATTTCATTGATAGTGTCaggctgcggagacacgaacgaattcacactggagagaggcctttcacctgctctcagtgtgaaaagggattcactgacattggcagcctgcggaaacacgaacgagttcacactggagagaggcctttcacctgctttcagtgtgaaaagggattcattgatATTGGCAACCTTcgtagacacgaacgagttcacactggagagaggcctttcatctgctctcagtgtgaaaagggattcaatgtcattggcaacctgcggagacacgaacgaattcacaccggggagaggccattcatctgctctgtgtgtgataagggattcattcagttatgcagactgcagagccaccagagagttcacaccggggagaagccgttcatctgtcctgtgtgtgataagggattcactgaattatccagcctgcagaaacacaatgtcactcacaccaagagcaggccctttgaatgctctgactgcaggaagggtttcaaaagctcacagctactgatgtcccaccagcgcattcactctgaggagagaccgttcagctgctctcattgcacaaagaggtttagaacctcatccaacctgataaaacacgagcgaggtcacaccggggagagcctgttcacctctccgactgtgaAAAGAttaactcggtcatcacttgctgagccacaatgtcactcacaccaatga